The Coccidioides posadasii str. Silveira chromosome 2, complete sequence genomic interval TATCACAGGATCACATCCATGATCTTCCGCAGAACAAAAGTCAGCTAGACAGATTTGCAGCCACAGTCGACGGCGTATTTCGGTCTCAAAGGGAGTCAAACCAAACGCAGTTCCATCACGATGGAGACCGATTGCCCGACCTATCTGAATAGCGAGTGACGCCAACGATAGAATGTAGCGAGGATCACCACTTTGACGCACGCAAATCAGAAATAGAACAAGGCTTTGAAGGAGAACCAAGCTGCGCGTGCTTAGCAAATTTGCTCTAGCTAAAGCTTGTTCGACAGCAAATCGAAACCGGTTTAGAGCAGCATCACGATCCTCGCCAAGTTGAGATAGACACTGTTCGGGTGTCATACTTGCTATGGTGGTATAGTATACTGTCAACAGTAGTGCTTCGGTATTCTTATTTACCGAGTCTAGATTAGAGACAGCATTTCGTAGCATAGTCTTCAAGGTTGGACGGTGGAAGATGGGCACGACTGGGGCCACATTCTCAAGATACGTCTCCCACATAATATCGAACCTTTCTGGTGGTAAGTGGAAGCCGCGTAGGCTGTGTGTTACGGACCAAAAGCCGAATATAAATCCATCGTGACGAGTCCATTGTGACGACCCAGATTTAGAATCTCCGGAGGAGggatcatcttcttcttccgaCGTTGGACAGTCGATCATATCCTTCAATTCCTCAATCTTCATATTGTTAGCCTAAAATTCGAAGAACTTTTGAGAATGAGCCCCAAAGATAAGGGAACCTACCTCATCTCCGAATCTTGTCCAGAAACGATGACTGACGTATCGACTCTTGTCATCGTTAATGACAAGCCTTCCCATCTCCTCATCCACAGAATCTAACTCTATGTCCTTGGGAGAACGGCTTGTAAAAATATCGACACCCAATTCACTGTTGACGTTTGCATCTTTCTTCGCTTCAGTGGAACTCGCCTCCTCCGCCGTCGATTTCCCAATATTTCTGACAATAGACTCGAGAGTCTTGAGCCGCGCAAGCAAGTCAGCTTCCGTCGCCTTCTTCGACTTTCTCGGAGCCCTACCAGGCTTGGGAAAGACACATTCGACCTTGGCCTTTGTGCAGTTCGAGCAAGGCTGAAGTTTATTGCATCGTATCTTCCGGCGGCGGCAGGTCACACAACTTCGAGGATTCTGTCGAGGTTCTGAGGGAGTTAGGTTGCCGACATCCCGAGGCGAAGAATCCTTGGATGCGTCGTTAGTGGTAGAGGAATGAGCGGGGTCTGAGTCGTTTGGTGAGGTCTGCGTTGGAGTAGGCTGCGGTCCGGAACCAACAGTAGGATTATAAAGGACGGAGTTGAGGTTGAACTCCATTTCGTTGAGTTCTCCGATCAGGCCTTAATCCGTCGAATGACCCTAATTAGTTATGGATGAATTGAATGATGACATCGATAGACGGGACTCCTGTCCATTTAGAGAAGTGTCAAGGAAGCTCGAGGAAGAAAGTTTGAAGATTATGCACGTCTCCCTCATGCCACGCtcactaactagttagttaacttaTTAACTcagtaactagttagttaacccCCGAGAACTGCCAGTGAGTTATATAACTAATAGGTTAGTTAGTGGAAACCCTGTACTCGGCATGTCGAGCGTCGTACTTTTGGCATTTGTCGAAAACTGCTTCGAGCCTCTCTCTGGCTTGCATATCTCACATCTACTGGACAACTAGTATTCGATTACAGCACTTATTTTTGGATTTTAATTTTAATTAATATGAGATCGTGGATCTCGGCAGAGTCTCTTGGCATCAATCAATTTGGGCGGATCGACTTGGCACTGACTCAGGAAAGCAGGAAGCAATACTATATTGACAGGACGTCCGTTCTGTCTGCAAAACGTTTTGATTCCATACCATTAGGTACACTATGACATAGGGGGGATATCTTGGGTGGTGATCTACACAGTGCACTCCCGTTGAGCCCGGCTATCGTCGCGTAGCACCCATCTGAAATACGTTCAAACCACAAAGGAATGAAGGCCATCACAGAGACATCAATCACCGGCGCCACCGCTATGGAGAACCCGACCGTCCAACATGTTGTTTTATGTCGCCGGAGCCAGGTGAGGCATCCTGCTCCTGTCGGAGGAGACCACTGGGATGCTAGCTTGTTAGCGACTCCGTGCTCGATCTCTAATGTTGGAAGAAACTTGCAACTTTGGGTGTCAGTCACAGAGAGATGTGGTCTTGTCCGGGCTGCTGCGGAATGGGGACATCGTTTGCCGTCTAAAGCAGATCTTTTTagaactttttttttttttttttttttttttttttttttccggaAGCGCCGTCGAGCGGAAGGCTGGAACCGATGCGGATAACTAACCAGTCAAAGCCCCATCCCACCAGCCACGGATACGATGCCACGCAGACGCCTCGAGTGAGGCTGGAGTCTCGAGCATGGTAAGGATGAGGCCTTCAAACGCTGAGGTCCCCGCACTGGCTGCCAGGAGATTGGCCTGCTGCGTGTTTGTATGTTGTCATTTCAATCGGCAGGGATGTCAAGATACTTTTGTTCCTTCATGATGATGAAGGACTGCGGAACAGCCCCCAGAAATACGGATTGCATGTTGATCAAATCCCCCATCCCCGTCCTTGCCGGAGATCCAAACACGTCACTAACGAGTATGAGGAGTATCTCGGGCCGGCGGTTTCGAGAACCCATCCAAGCTGCTTCCCTGTGCATCAGTAACAAAGTGATCAAGGACCCAAAAACCATGCTGACGACCTGAAGGGCTGAAACATCCATGATTTCCAGCAACCAGGCTCGGAGATCCTGCCAGGCCAGGCGAGCAGGCTAGA includes:
- a CDS encoding uncharacterized protein (EggNog:ENOG410PHTN~COG:K~TransMembrane:1 (o523-542i)); amino-acid sequence: MEFNLNSVLYNPTVGSGPQPTPTQTSPNDSDPAHSSTTNDASKDSSPRDVGNLTPSEPRQNPRSCVTCRRRKIRCNKLQPCSNCTKAKVECVFPKPGRAPRKSKKATEADLLARLKTLESIVRNIGKSTAEEASSTEAKKDANVNSELGVDIFTSRSPKDIELDSVDEEMGRLVINDDKSRYVSHRFWTRFGDEIEELKDMIDCPTSEEEDDPSSGDSKSGSSQWTRHDGFIFGFWSVTHSLRGFHLPPERFDIMWETYLENVAPVVPIFHRPTLKTMLRNAVSNLDSVNKNTEALLLTVYYTTIASMTPEQCLSQLGEDRDAALNRFRFAVEQALARANLLSTRSLVLLQSLVLFLICVRQSGDPRYILSLASLAIQIGRAIGLHRDGTAFGLTPFETEIRRRLWLQICLADFCSAEDHGCDPVIHEASYDTLPPLNINDEDISPDSKEFPKERVGCTDMTFLLFRGDINMLARRLTHVPPSNTCKKFIASFSQKEREEMVENLSKRLEEKYVRHCDVSIPIQWVCGALSRLVVASLLLMIHHPMTRDDAEGSVPAVETENRLFLSAIEIIEFSLLLETNSNTSKWSWFFRAHTQWHAIAYVLSNLCVRRACPVVERAWRAVNAAYKMSEMKGQQKGMLWPGIRKLMARALRYREMQLQQLTAQYGTGEPCCNGLQPPNDSVVSQTLTPGTYMSQQPHPPSTSAALPMETEPSSNMNAESYDIGSIDASGLSWPSLPQDNLYGADISSINHSIASPPPSWDEWNRVVREFQLDIRNDDLATLGQDMLDCILLQNFRDLKILRTFPENCVESVFASQVLCRSGQG